The Mauremys reevesii isolate NIE-2019 linkage group 1, ASM1616193v1, whole genome shotgun sequence genome has a segment encoding these proteins:
- the LOC120376911 gene encoding hyaluronidase-4-like → MRILFESGILLHIIQLVQLTVWLQITFIWSFTFAMKPAQPLVFQRKPFIAAWNAPTDQCSLKYNITLNLKMFHVIGSPLARARGQNVTIFYVNRLGYYPWYTSQEIPVNGGLPQNFSLQTHLEKAGQDIQYYIPAEDFKGLAVIDWEYWRPQWARNWNTKDIYRQKSRKLISETQGNISANDIENLAKLSFEESAKAFMKETIELGIKRRPMGLWGYYLYPDCHNYNFHDQDYTGSCPDSEVLRNNELSWLWDSSAALYPSIGIKKTLGNSENILRFSQFRVTESMRISSMTSHDYALPVFVYTRLSYRDDPLLFLSKQDLISTIGESAALGASGIVIWGDMNLTSSEGNCTKVKQFVASELGIYIINVTKAAEVCSKHLCQDNGRCIRRKWKALDYLHLNPKHFKIEASEDQEFTVRGEASSTDLEVMSQKFICHCYQGYEGADCRKVQTSDKQPGSSADFLLPRTLVIISLLSLPIF, encoded by the exons ATGAGAATACTGTTTGAAAGTGGGATACTATTACATATTATCCAATTGGTTCAGCTCACGGTGTGGCTACAGATTACATTTATTTGGAGTTTCACATTTGCAATGAAACCAGCCCAACCACTAGTTTTCCAGAGAAAACCTTTTATAGCTGCCTGGAATGCACCCACAGATCAATGCTCACTGAAATATAACATAACTCTGAACCTGAAAATGTTCCATGTGATTGGAAGCCCACTGGCCAGAGCAAGAGGGCAGAATGTGACTATATTTTATGTGAATAGACTGGGATACTACCCATGGTACACATCGCAGGAAATCCCTGTAAATGGTGGCCTACCTCAAAACTTCAGCTTGCAAACTCATCTGGAAAAAGCTGGCCAAGACATTCAATATTATATTCCTGCTGAGGACTTTAAAGGATTAGCTGTCATAGACTGGGAATACTGGAGGCCTCAGTGGGCACGCAACTGGAACACAAAAGATATTTACAGGCAAAAGTCACGGAAGCTCATTTCTGAAACGCAAGGCAATATTTCAGCAAATGACATTGAAAATTTGGCCAAACTCTCCTTTGAAGAAAGTGCTAAGGCTTTCATGAAGGAGACAATTGAGCTAGGGATTAAAAGAAGACCAATGGGGCTCTGGGGATACTATTTATACCCTGATTGCCACAATTATAATTTTCATGACCAGGACTACACTGGTTCCTGCCCAGACAGTGAAGTTTTGAGGAACAATGAACTTTCCTGGCTCTGGGATAGCAGTGCAGCTCTGTATCCTTCCATTGGCATCAAGAAAACCCTTGGAAACAGTGAAAACATATTACGTTTCTCACAATTTAGAGTGACTGAGTCCATGAGGATCTCCTCCATGACATCTCATGATTATGCTCTGCCTGTGTTTGTCTATACTAGACTAAGTTACCGAGATGATCCTTTATTATTTCTTTCTAAG CAAGATCTTATTAGCACTATTGGAGAGAGTGCTGCCTTGGGAGCTTCAGGAATTGTTATTTGGGGAGATATGAATTTAACGTCATCAGAG GGCAACTGTACAAAGGTGAAACAATTTGTTGCTTCTGAATTAGGGATCTACATCATCAATGTGACCAAAGCAGCAGAGGTGTGCAGCAAGCATCTTTGTCAGGATAACGGGCGATGTATACGAAGAAAATGGAAAGCCCTGGATTATCTTCATTTGAATCCTAAACATTTCAAAATAGAAGCTTCAGAGGACCAAGAATTTACAGTGAGAGGAGAAGCATCAAGTACTGACCTGGAAGTAATGTCACAGAAATTCATCTGTCACTGTTATCAGGGCTACGAAGGAGCTGATTGCCGGAAAGTTCAGACTTCAGATAAGCAACCTGGAAGTTCTGCAGATTTCCTCTTACCCAGAACATTAGTAATTATAAGTCTGCTTTCTTTGCCTATCTTCTGA